A section of the Carya illinoinensis cultivar Pawnee chromosome 12, C.illinoinensisPawnee_v1, whole genome shotgun sequence genome encodes:
- the LOC122290198 gene encoding transcription factor PRE3-like — translation MSSRRSRTRQSGCSRPISDDQINDLVSKLQQLLPEIRDRRSDQVSAANVLQETCNYIRSLHKEADDLSERLSELLASSDTAQAAIIRSLLMQQ, via the exons ATGTCTAGCAGAAGGTCTCGGACGAGGCAATCGGGTTGCTCAAGGCCGATCTCTGATGACCAGATCAATGATCTTGTTTCCAAGCTGCAACAGCTTCTTCCTGAGATTCGTGACAGGCGCTCTGACCAG GTTTCAGCTGCGAATGTGTTACAGGAGACATGCAACTACATCAGAAGCTTGCATAAAGAGGCTGATGATCTGAGTGAGAGATTATCAGAGCTATTGGCAAGTAGTGACACTGCCCAAGCTGCAATTATTAGGAGTTTACTCATGCAGCAGTAG